A single window of Jiangella alkaliphila DNA harbors:
- the thiE gene encoding thiamine phosphate synthase has translation MTSDARRRLADARLYLCTDARRDRGDLERFLHAALSGGVDIVQLRDKTLDTRTELELQPLVAGVAAQYGALVAVNDRADVAELSGAAILHTGQEDLPVAASRRLLGPHVLLGRSTHSVEQAAVAEADPDVDYFCVGPVWPTPTKQGRPAVGVDTVRAVAATAPVTPWFAIGGIDERTVAEVVDAGARRVVVVRAITAADDPEGAARRLRAALGQ, from the coding sequence GTGACCTCCGACGCGAGACGCCGGCTGGCCGACGCCCGGCTCTACCTGTGCACCGACGCCCGGCGCGACCGCGGCGACCTGGAGCGGTTCCTGCACGCGGCGCTGTCCGGCGGCGTCGACATCGTCCAGCTGCGCGACAAGACCCTGGACACGCGCACCGAGCTGGAACTGCAGCCGCTGGTGGCCGGCGTCGCGGCGCAGTACGGCGCGCTGGTCGCCGTCAACGACCGCGCCGACGTCGCGGAGCTGTCCGGCGCGGCGATCCTGCACACCGGCCAGGAGGACCTGCCGGTCGCGGCGAGCCGGCGGCTGCTCGGCCCGCACGTGCTGCTGGGCCGGTCGACGCACTCCGTCGAGCAGGCCGCCGTGGCCGAGGCGGACCCCGACGTCGACTACTTCTGCGTCGGCCCGGTCTGGCCGACGCCCACCAAGCAGGGCCGGCCGGCGGTCGGCGTCGACACCGTCAGGGCGGTCGCGGCTACCGCGCCCGTCACCCCGTGGTTCGCGATCGGCGGTATCGACGAGCGAACCGTCGCCGAGGTGGTCGACGCGGGCGCCCGCCGGGTGGTCGTCGTCCGGGCCATCACCGCCGCGGACGACCCGGAGGGCGCCGCCCGGCGGCTGCGGGCGGCGCTAGGGCAGTAG
- a CDS encoding GNAT family N-acetyltransferase — MSIEITRTARSYAAYLDGLRVGELIYARRDNEIVALHTVVEEAAEGKGVGGALARALLDDVREGGLKVVAQCPFVAGFLDRHPEYADLRAG, encoded by the coding sequence GTGAGCATCGAGATCACCAGGACCGCCCGCAGCTACGCCGCATACCTGGACGGACTCCGGGTCGGCGAACTCATCTACGCCCGCCGCGACAACGAGATCGTGGCCCTGCACACCGTGGTCGAGGAGGCCGCCGAGGGCAAGGGGGTCGGCGGCGCACTCGCCCGGGCCCTCCTCGACGACGTCCGTGAAGGCGGCCTCAAGGTCGTCGCGCAGTGCCCGTTCGTGGCCGGCTTCCTCGACCGGCACCCCGAGTACGCCGACCTGCGGGCCGGCTGA
- a CDS encoding VOC family protein gives MRLDHLSYAAGPDGLDSTAERLAGELGVELVDGGIHPRFGTRNRVLPLAGGHYLEVVAALDHPAADKVPFGQAVKARSEAGGGWLGWVVAVDDLAPVEERLGRPAVGGHRLRPDGFDLVWRQIGVMGLMNDPQLPFFVHWESDPAEHPSKGGHDVELLSLDIAGDPHFVTAWLGEPEDHPLDDVDVRWLPPNGGPGVRSVRFRTGHGEVTV, from the coding sequence ATGCGCCTCGATCACCTCTCGTACGCGGCCGGACCGGACGGACTCGACAGCACCGCGGAGCGGCTGGCCGGCGAGCTGGGGGTGGAGCTTGTCGACGGCGGCATCCACCCGCGGTTCGGCACCCGCAACCGCGTGCTGCCGCTGGCCGGTGGCCACTATCTCGAGGTGGTGGCGGCGCTCGACCACCCCGCGGCCGACAAGGTGCCGTTCGGCCAGGCGGTCAAGGCCCGGTCCGAGGCCGGCGGCGGCTGGCTCGGCTGGGTGGTCGCCGTCGACGACCTCGCGCCGGTCGAGGAGCGGCTGGGCCGGCCCGCCGTCGGCGGCCACCGGCTGCGGCCCGACGGCTTCGACCTCGTGTGGCGGCAGATCGGCGTCATGGGCCTGATGAACGACCCGCAGCTGCCGTTCTTCGTGCACTGGGAGTCCGACCCCGCCGAACACCCGTCCAAGGGCGGCCACGACGTCGAGCTGCTCAGCCTCGACATCGCCGGCGACCCGCACTTCGTCACCGCCTGGCTGGGCGAACCCGAGGACCACCCGCTCGACGACGTCGACGTGCGGTGGCTGCCGCCGAACGGCGGCCCGGGCGTGCGCTCGGTCCGGTTCCGCACCGGCCACGGAGAGGTCACGGTCTGA
- a CDS encoding SIMPL domain-containing protein (The SIMPL domain is named for its presence in mouse protein SIMPL (signalling molecule that associates with mouse pelle-like kinase). Bacterial member BP26, from Brucella, was shown to assemble into a channel-like structure, while YggE from E. coli has been associated with resistance to oxidative stress.) yields the protein MVTITVAGSAHRFLPAERGTVHVRAVREARRSADVVPVVADLHARLSADAQRHVTAGAATRWSADQLYVSTVQRYRRDSDVSETFQVAAAGVAVRFADFGVLSTWVSEVGAADGVVVDGVEWELTEQRRREVEREVRAEAVRDAQDRAAVYADALGLSGVTIAALYEPGLRPHTQPGFEGRVVQYGRMAAADSAGGGQVISMRPERIEVSATVTADFTTSG from the coding sequence ATGGTCACCATCACCGTCGCCGGCAGCGCGCACCGCTTCCTGCCCGCCGAACGCGGGACCGTCCACGTGCGGGCCGTGCGCGAGGCGCGCCGGTCCGCCGACGTCGTCCCTGTGGTGGCCGACCTGCACGCGCGGCTGTCCGCCGACGCGCAGCGGCACGTCACCGCGGGCGCGGCCACCCGCTGGTCGGCCGATCAGCTGTACGTGTCGACCGTCCAGCGCTACCGGCGCGACTCCGACGTCAGCGAGACCTTCCAGGTCGCGGCCGCCGGCGTCGCCGTGCGGTTCGCCGACTTCGGCGTGCTGTCCACCTGGGTCTCCGAGGTGGGTGCCGCCGACGGCGTGGTCGTCGACGGCGTCGAGTGGGAGCTCACCGAGCAACGCCGCCGCGAGGTCGAGCGCGAGGTGCGGGCCGAGGCCGTGCGCGACGCGCAGGACCGCGCGGCCGTCTATGCAGACGCGCTCGGCCTGTCCGGCGTCACCATCGCCGCCCTGTACGAGCCCGGCCTGCGGCCGCACACCCAGCCCGGCTTCGAGGGCCGCGTGGTCCAGTACGGGCGGATGGCCGCCGCCGACAGTGCCGGCGGCGGCCAGGTGATCTCCATGCGCCCGGAGCGGATCGAGGTGTCGGCGACGGTCACCGCCGACTTCACGACCTCCGGGTAG
- a CDS encoding ABC transporter permease subunit — protein MRLRTLRSTYWLIGLAILLSAGVAFIAAFATRNDSDAMDPDVVGTVLFGGGSLTPFPFIAIFMAIVGIFATGHEYRHSTIQPTLTAIPQRSTVLGAKVIMVAAVSAIVTVVSVVVNGAVGLIYWGELPDLSAPLDEAIAGYVVFVVIYALSGLALAQLFRGVPSALVFVLVFPLVIESLVAGLSMLSALDWLEPALKFLPYAAGSRLFATEPYDPQGGPDFDFLDRWASGGVFAAFVAIVLAVAWYLFKKRDA, from the coding sequence GTGCGGCTGCGCACCCTGCGCTCCACCTACTGGCTGATCGGCCTGGCCATTCTGCTCTCGGCGGGCGTGGCGTTCATCGCCGCGTTCGCCACCCGCAATGACTCGGATGCGATGGACCCCGACGTCGTCGGGACGGTGCTCTTCGGGGGCGGCAGCCTCACGCCCTTCCCGTTCATCGCGATCTTCATGGCCATCGTCGGCATCTTCGCCACCGGCCACGAGTACCGGCACAGCACCATCCAGCCGACGCTGACCGCCATTCCGCAGCGGTCGACCGTGCTCGGCGCCAAGGTCATCATGGTCGCCGCCGTGTCCGCCATCGTCACCGTCGTCTCGGTGGTCGTCAACGGCGCGGTCGGCCTGATCTACTGGGGGGAGCTTCCCGACCTCTCCGCACCGCTCGACGAGGCGATCGCCGGCTACGTGGTGTTCGTCGTCATCTACGCCCTCAGCGGACTGGCCCTCGCGCAGCTGTTCCGCGGCGTGCCGTCCGCCCTGGTGTTCGTCCTCGTGTTCCCCCTGGTGATCGAGTCGCTCGTCGCCGGCCTGTCGATGCTGTCCGCACTCGACTGGCTGGAGCCTGCGCTGAAGTTCCTGCCCTACGCGGCCGGCAGCCGGCTGTTCGCGACCGAGCCCTACGACCCGCAGGGCGGCCCGGACTTCGACTTCCTGGACCGCTGGGCGTCCGGTGGCGTGTTCGCCGCGTTCGTGGCGATCGTCTTGGCCGTCGCCTGGTACCTGTTCAAGAAGCGCGACGCCTGA
- a CDS encoding ATP-binding cassette domain-containing protein: MITAQQLHKRYGAKTAVDHLTFEVRPGMVTGFLGPNGAGKSTTMRLMLDLDNGGGETLFDGRKFGTIRHPMREIGAVLEAKAFHPTRTARNHLRMLAAGSGIPGSRADEVLDFVGLSDVKNKKPKSFSLGMAQRLGLAQALLGDPKTLILDEPANGLDPHGIHWLRDVLRSLAREGRTIFVSSHLLSEMSLMADQLVVIGRGQMIYNGDVDGFVQQFTQSSVLVRSPQAAQLAEALRRVDGVTVVEPAEHPGALQVSGIETAAVGEIAFQSNVMLHELATQTASLEAAFMSATGDSEEYVAQELLGGHPGGAAPAAPAAPADPAGPAAGPPAAPPVPPSQPGDTTPEVPHEQRPALRVGAAAHPALHLLADRPGHSALGGRGVHRRVRHPQ, translated from the coding sequence ATGATCACGGCCCAACAGCTCCACAAACGTTACGGCGCCAAGACCGCCGTCGACCACCTGACCTTCGAGGTGCGTCCCGGCATGGTGACGGGCTTCCTCGGACCCAACGGCGCGGGCAAGTCCACCACGATGCGGCTGATGCTCGACCTGGACAACGGCGGCGGCGAGACGCTGTTCGACGGGCGCAAGTTCGGCACCATCCGCCATCCGATGCGCGAGATCGGCGCGGTGCTGGAGGCCAAGGCGTTCCACCCCACCCGCACCGCGCGCAACCACCTGCGCATGCTGGCCGCCGGCAGCGGCATCCCGGGCTCGCGCGCCGACGAGGTGCTCGACTTCGTCGGCCTGTCCGACGTGAAGAACAAGAAGCCGAAGAGCTTCTCCCTCGGCATGGCGCAGCGCCTCGGCCTGGCCCAGGCGCTGCTCGGCGACCCCAAGACACTGATCCTCGACGAGCCCGCCAACGGCCTCGACCCGCACGGCATCCACTGGCTGCGCGACGTGCTGCGCTCGCTGGCCCGCGAGGGCCGCACCATCTTCGTCTCCAGCCACCTGCTGTCGGAGATGTCGCTGATGGCCGACCAGCTGGTCGTCATCGGCCGCGGCCAGATGATCTACAACGGTGACGTCGACGGCTTCGTCCAGCAGTTCACCCAGTCCAGCGTGCTGGTGCGCAGCCCGCAGGCCGCCCAGCTGGCCGAGGCGCTGCGCCGGGTCGACGGCGTCACCGTCGTCGAGCCGGCCGAGCACCCGGGCGCGCTGCAGGTGTCGGGCATCGAGACCGCGGCGGTCGGCGAGATCGCCTTCCAGAGCAACGTCATGCTGCACGAGCTGGCCACGCAGACCGCGTCGCTGGAGGCCGCGTTCATGAGCGCCACCGGCGACTCCGAGGAGTACGTCGCCCAGGAGCTGCTCGGCGGACATCCCGGTGGGGCGGCGCCGGCGGCGCCGGCGGCCCCGGCCGATCCGGCCGGTCCGGCGGCGGGACCGCCCGCCGCGCCACCCGTTCCGCCGTCCCAGCCCGGCGACACCACCCCGGAGGTGCCGCATGAGCAGCGCCCTGCGCTACGAGTGGGTGCGGCTGCGCACCCTGCGCTCCACCTACTGGCTGATCGGCCTGGCCATTCTGCTCTCGGCGGGCGTGGCGTTCATCGCCGCGTTCGCCACCCGCAATGA
- a CDS encoding fructosamine kinase family protein: MSPVDSEHLHTLLGTAVESLTPVGGGSICEARRAWLSDGRSVFVKSRAGAPAGFFQAEALGLRRLAAARGGVPVPQVLAHDEQCLVLEWVTTGVPSAAAAERFGRALAATHRHGADVFGSADGPGWIGSLDLPQGPWKTWPELWAYGRLEPYLRAARKAGAVDKRTVAEVEKVIAELPRLAGPDEPPALIHGDLWAGNVLWTETGAFLVDPAAHGGHRETDLAMLTLFGLPHLDRVLAAYDDAWPLAPGWRERLPLHQLHPVLVHAMLFGGSYGAQAGQLARQALRHP, translated from the coding sequence GTGAGCCCAGTCGACAGTGAGCATCTGCACACGCTGTTGGGCACCGCCGTCGAATCGCTCACCCCGGTCGGCGGCGGTTCCATCTGCGAGGCCCGGCGGGCCTGGCTGAGCGACGGCCGCTCCGTCTTCGTCAAGTCCCGGGCCGGAGCGCCGGCCGGGTTCTTCCAGGCCGAGGCGCTCGGCCTGCGCCGGCTGGCAGCGGCCAGGGGCGGCGTCCCCGTCCCGCAGGTGCTCGCGCACGACGAGCAGTGCCTGGTCCTCGAGTGGGTCACGACCGGCGTCCCGTCGGCGGCGGCCGCCGAGCGGTTCGGCCGCGCCCTCGCCGCCACGCACCGCCACGGTGCCGACGTGTTCGGCTCGGCCGACGGCCCCGGCTGGATCGGCAGCCTCGACCTCCCGCAGGGGCCGTGGAAGACCTGGCCGGAGCTCTGGGCGTACGGACGGCTGGAGCCGTATCTGCGCGCCGCCCGCAAGGCCGGCGCCGTCGACAAGCGCACCGTCGCCGAGGTCGAGAAGGTGATCGCCGAGCTGCCCCGGCTGGCCGGGCCGGACGAACCGCCCGCGCTGATCCACGGCGATCTCTGGGCCGGCAACGTGCTGTGGACCGAGACCGGCGCGTTCCTCGTCGACCCGGCGGCGCACGGCGGGCACCGCGAGACCGACCTCGCCATGCTCACGCTGTTCGGGCTGCCGCACCTCGACCGCGTCCTCGCCGCCTACGACGACGCGTGGCCGCTGGCGCCGGGCTGGCGCGAGCGGCTGCCGCTGCACCAGCTGCACCCGGTGCTCGTGCACGCCATGCTGTTCGGCGGCTCGTACGGCGCCCAGGCCGGCCAGCTCGCCCGCCAGGCACTTCGCCACCCCTGA
- a CDS encoding low molecular weight protein-tyrosine-phosphatase, whose amino-acid sequence MTDPSTPYRVCVVCAGNICRSPIAEFVLRRRLDEAGLGDLVTVDSAGTGGWHAGQQADPRALTALHDHGYDGSGHRARQFRREWFDDVDLVLALDRENYADLSTLAPDDDARAKVQLLRSYDTEAETGDDTDVPDPYYGDDTDVPDPYYGDAASFERVLLMIERAADGFVAAARDEIELDVPGGEPSRQ is encoded by the coding sequence GTGACCGACCCGAGCACTCCATACCGCGTCTGCGTCGTCTGCGCCGGGAACATCTGCCGGTCGCCCATCGCCGAGTTCGTGCTGCGCCGCCGCCTCGACGAGGCCGGCCTCGGTGACCTCGTCACCGTCGACTCCGCCGGCACCGGCGGCTGGCACGCCGGCCAGCAGGCCGACCCGCGCGCCCTCACCGCGCTGCACGACCACGGCTACGACGGCAGCGGCCACCGGGCCCGGCAGTTCCGCCGCGAGTGGTTCGACGACGTCGACCTCGTGCTGGCGCTGGACCGCGAGAACTACGCCGACCTCAGCACGCTGGCCCCCGACGACGACGCCCGCGCCAAGGTGCAGCTGCTGCGCAGCTACGACACCGAGGCCGAGACCGGCGACGACACCGACGTGCCCGACCCCTACTACGGCGACGACACCGACGTGCCCGACCCCTACTACGGCGACGCCGCCTCGTTCGAGCGGGTGCTGCTGATGATCGAGCGGGCCGCCGACGGCTTCGTGGCGGCAGCACGCGACGAGATCGAGCTGGACGTGCCGGGCGGTGAGCCCAGTCGACAGTGA
- a CDS encoding phage holin family protein, giving the protein MTSFLIRLIVNGFALWVATRIVDGVTISSDSTSSEILTLLVVALIFGVVNALIKPVVQLLSLPLLVLTLGLFTLIVNALMFWLTSWIADALDVPFHVEGFFWEAVLGALVVSFVSWILNLLLPN; this is encoded by the coding sequence GTGACGTCCTTCCTCATCCGCCTGATCGTCAACGGTTTCGCCCTCTGGGTGGCGACCCGCATCGTCGACGGCGTGACCATCAGCTCTGACAGCACGTCAAGCGAGATCCTGACCTTGCTTGTCGTGGCGTTGATCTTCGGCGTGGTCAACGCCCTCATCAAACCAGTGGTCCAGTTGTTGTCACTGCCGCTCCTGGTGCTGACACTCGGCTTGTTCACGCTGATCGTCAACGCCCTGATGTTCTGGCTGACCTCGTGGATCGCCGACGCGCTCGACGTGCCCTTCCACGTCGAAGGGTTCTTCTGGGAAGCCGTGCTCGGTGCGCTGGTGGTCTCGTTCGTCAGCTGGATCCTGAATCTGTTGTTGCCGAACTGA
- the hisC gene encoding histidinol-phosphate transaminase, protein MVRIRKALDGLPSYKPGRPAAPAAGAEQAFKISSNENPYPPLPGVLEAVTATAASLNRYPDMFATGLVSALADRFGVPPEHVATGTGSVGVLQQVVQATAAEGDEVIYAWRSFEAYPIVVGISGATAIQVPLAHGARHDLTAMADAITDRTRVVFVCTPNNPTGPAVRHDELAAFVRRVPEDVLVVVDEAYREFVRDPEAADGIALYREHPNVCVLRTFSKAYGLAGLRVGFAIAHDEVADALRKTAVPFGVSGIAQRAAVESLAREAELLERVEALVAERARVYDALAAQGWEIPHTEANFVWLALGGQAVDFARFCEDAGLVVRPFAGDGCRVTIAEPEANDRLIRLAGEWRAR, encoded by the coding sequence ATGGTGCGTATTCGCAAGGCTCTCGACGGTCTTCCGTCCTACAAGCCCGGCCGCCCGGCCGCGCCGGCGGCGGGTGCGGAGCAGGCGTTCAAGATCTCCTCGAACGAGAACCCCTACCCGCCGCTGCCCGGCGTGCTCGAGGCCGTCACGGCCACCGCGGCGTCGCTGAACCGCTACCCGGACATGTTCGCCACCGGGCTCGTATCGGCGCTGGCCGACCGGTTCGGCGTGCCGCCCGAGCACGTGGCCACCGGCACCGGCAGCGTCGGCGTGCTCCAGCAGGTCGTCCAGGCGACCGCCGCCGAGGGCGACGAGGTGATCTACGCGTGGCGGTCGTTCGAGGCGTACCCGATCGTGGTGGGCATCTCCGGCGCGACGGCGATACAGGTGCCGCTGGCGCACGGCGCGCGCCACGACCTCACCGCCATGGCCGACGCGATCACCGACCGCACCCGCGTGGTGTTCGTGTGCACGCCGAACAACCCGACGGGCCCGGCCGTGCGGCACGACGAGCTGGCGGCGTTCGTGCGCCGGGTGCCCGAGGACGTCCTGGTGGTCGTCGACGAGGCGTACCGCGAGTTCGTCCGCGACCCCGAGGCGGCCGACGGCATCGCCCTCTACCGCGAGCACCCCAACGTGTGCGTGCTGCGGACGTTCTCGAAGGCGTACGGTCTGGCCGGGCTGCGGGTCGGGTTCGCCATCGCGCACGACGAGGTGGCCGACGCGCTGCGCAAGACCGCGGTGCCGTTCGGCGTCTCAGGCATCGCCCAGCGGGCCGCCGTCGAGTCGCTGGCCCGTGAGGCCGAGCTGCTCGAGCGGGTCGAGGCGCTGGTGGCCGAGCGCGCGCGAGTGTACGACGCGCTGGCGGCACAGGGGTGGGAGATTCCTCACACCGAGGCGAACTTCGTCTGGCTGGCGCTGGGCGGGCAGGCCGTCGACTTCGCCCGCTTCTGCGAGGACGCGGGGCTGGTCGTGCGGCCTTTCGCCGGCGATGGCTGCCGAGTCACGATCGCCGAGCCGGAGGCCAACGACAGGCTCATCAGGCTCGCTGGCGAATGGCGAGCACGCTGA
- a CDS encoding tetratricopeptide repeat protein — protein sequence MTEDQPATVDEAPLPTPVGQRIRSRRLELGLSQAEIAEGMLSPSYVSLVESGRRQPASSALSHIAERLRIDVEYLRDGVDASVRTKARLALGRAEMALREGRADEAYEQFTELVGDPGLNDEQSRAARLGRALARERTGDLEGAIEVLSELADEARQTPAVQSWLDVAIALTRCYDRAGDYDMAIQVGEEARRAALDIGLENTDEYIRLGCTVLGAYSGRGDLVRSNALAAELVAAADRIGAPYTRGAAYWNASLIAESRGELALALNLVDRALAMFGEGDDLRNLARLRLAQAWLLLQGTEPKAQEALAILDGVEAAIRQHGSASDIATFSSKRAEALLRLGRLDEAHVAANAALRELGDRPWMGGALARLTLARVLRAQGDVEQSIREAALAASALESMGASRVAALAWRELADLYRDLGRTDAALDAYDSALRSVRVGPHIAASFADQAVGGGLVGPMRLAPSATA from the coding sequence ATGACAGAAGACCAGCCAGCAACAGTGGACGAGGCGCCGCTTCCGACGCCCGTCGGGCAGCGTATCCGATCCCGCCGGTTGGAGCTCGGCCTCTCCCAGGCCGAGATCGCAGAGGGCATGCTGTCCCCTAGTTACGTCTCGCTCGTCGAGAGCGGCCGCCGCCAGCCGGCCTCGTCCGCGCTCTCGCACATCGCCGAGCGGCTGCGCATCGACGTCGAGTACCTGCGCGACGGTGTCGACGCGTCCGTCCGCACCAAGGCTCGCCTCGCCCTGGGCCGCGCCGAGATGGCGCTGCGCGAAGGCCGGGCCGACGAGGCGTACGAGCAGTTCACCGAGCTGGTCGGCGACCCCGGTCTGAACGACGAGCAGAGCCGCGCCGCCCGCCTGGGCCGGGCGCTGGCCCGTGAGCGCACCGGTGACCTCGAGGGCGCCATCGAGGTCCTCAGCGAGCTGGCCGACGAGGCGCGGCAGACGCCCGCGGTGCAGTCCTGGCTCGACGTCGCCATCGCGCTGACCCGGTGCTACGACCGCGCCGGCGACTACGACATGGCCATCCAGGTCGGCGAGGAGGCGCGGCGCGCCGCCCTCGACATCGGGCTGGAGAACACCGACGAGTACATCCGCCTCGGCTGCACGGTCCTCGGGGCCTACTCCGGCCGCGGCGACCTCGTGCGGTCCAACGCGCTCGCGGCCGAGCTGGTGGCCGCCGCCGACCGCATCGGCGCGCCGTACACCCGCGGCGCGGCGTACTGGAACGCCTCGCTCATCGCCGAGTCCCGCGGCGAGCTGGCGCTGGCGCTGAACCTGGTCGACCGCGCGCTGGCGATGTTCGGCGAGGGCGACGACCTCCGCAACCTCGCCCGGCTGCGGCTGGCCCAGGCATGGCTGCTGCTGCAGGGCACCGAGCCCAAGGCGCAGGAGGCGCTGGCCATCCTCGACGGCGTCGAGGCGGCCATCCGCCAGCACGGCAGCGCCAGCGACATCGCGACCTTCAGCAGCAAGCGAGCCGAGGCCCTGCTGCGCCTCGGCCGGCTCGACGAAGCCCACGTTGCGGCCAACGCGGCGCTGCGCGAGCTGGGCGACCGGCCGTGGATGGGCGGGGCACTGGCGCGACTCACCCTCGCCCGGGTGCTCCGGGCGCAGGGCGACGTCGAGCAGAGCATCCGCGAGGCGGCGCTGGCCGCGTCGGCCCTGGAGTCCATGGGCGCGTCGCGGGTGGCGGCCCTGGCCTGGCGCGAGCTGGCCGACCTCTACCGCGACCTCGGTCGCACCGACGCCGCGCTCGACGCCTACGACAGCGCCCTGCGGTCGGTCCGCGTCGGTCCGCACATCGCCGCCAGCTTCGCCGACCAGGCCGTCGGCGGGGGGCTGGTCGGCCCGATGCGGCTCGCTCCGTCGGCCACCGCCTGA
- a CDS encoding EamA family transporter: MTHPPARPAMIWAALVVVYVVWGSTYLGIRVVVEADIPPFLGMGLRFTIAGLLMVGFLWLRHGRSRLRVGRRELRASAVMGLLLLVLGNGMVAVAEQTVPSGLAALIVGAISLWFVLLQVAGGQRPPVLTWVGVLVGLAGVAVICLPRGGIEGVEWWGVAILLFATISWAFGSYFSPRLGLPRNALVASAYEMLAGGVVLLIVSATTGEFGRLQVSEVPAKGWLALAYLIVLGSLLGYTAYGYLLANAPLSLVGTYAYVNPVVAVLLGWAILAEPVTSIVLIGGALVVGGVVLVVNGERTSAKGRRSDPAPDRTPDEVAA; this comes from the coding sequence ATGACCCACCCTCCTGCGCGGCCGGCGATGATCTGGGCCGCGCTGGTCGTCGTCTACGTCGTGTGGGGCTCGACGTACCTCGGCATCCGGGTGGTGGTCGAGGCCGACATCCCGCCGTTCCTCGGCATGGGGCTGCGCTTCACCATCGCCGGCCTGCTGATGGTCGGCTTCCTGTGGCTGCGGCACGGGCGGTCGCGGCTGCGGGTCGGCCGGCGCGAGCTGCGCGCGTCCGCGGTCATGGGCCTGCTGCTCCTGGTCCTCGGCAACGGCATGGTCGCCGTCGCCGAGCAGACGGTGCCGAGCGGGCTGGCCGCGCTGATCGTCGGCGCCATCTCGCTGTGGTTCGTGCTGCTGCAGGTCGCCGGCGGACAACGACCGCCGGTGCTCACCTGGGTCGGCGTCCTGGTCGGCCTCGCGGGGGTGGCCGTCATCTGCCTCCCCCGCGGTGGCATCGAGGGGGTGGAGTGGTGGGGCGTGGCGATCCTGTTGTTCGCCACCATCTCGTGGGCGTTCGGGTCCTACTTCTCGCCCCGACTCGGGCTGCCGCGCAACGCGCTGGTGGCCTCGGCGTACGAGATGCTGGCCGGCGGCGTGGTGCTGCTGATCGTGTCGGCCACGACCGGCGAGTTCGGCCGGCTGCAGGTGTCGGAGGTGCCGGCGAAGGGCTGGCTGGCGCTGGCCTACCTGATCGTGCTGGGCTCGCTGCTCGGCTACACGGCCTACGGGTACCTGCTGGCCAACGCGCCGCTGTCGCTGGTCGGCACGTACGCCTACGTCAACCCGGTAGTCGCCGTGCTGCTGGGCTGGGCCATCCTCGCCGAGCCGGTGACGTCGATCGTGCTGATCGGCGGCGCGCTCGTCGTCGGCGGCGTCGTCCTGGTCGTCAACGGCGAGCGGACGTCGGCGAAGGGGCGCCGCTCGGACCCCGCTCCCGACCGCACTCCGGACGAGGTGGCCGCCTGA